A DNA window from Selenomonas sp. oral taxon 126 contains the following coding sequences:
- a CDS encoding FTR1 family iron permease, whose protein sequence is MRKLFVFIMALCLFLPAASTDAAQTWQQIHDHIAAEMENVYTIYQTGNAEGAKDAVNDIYYGIYEKDGLESAVRSGISSKSANLTEYQFYTLKKAIRAGAPQSEVEAEGKKLLDMVQAEVTTLETAGVQSGGWGMFLQAFLILLREGVEAILVLVGIIAYLGRAGHEKELSTVYNWAIAGVIASFISAYLFVEVLDNTTTTGSGREIIEGCTALFAVLVLLGTSAWMGGKSNAKAWKSYIDSQVKLTLSTGKSRALGFAVFLAVYREGAEVILFYQALFNNAIGDVDMIWGGFVAACAALALLFFLMQRGALRIPIGPFFKVTSAFMFVLAVTFLGGGLKELQEADVISTSVIEAIPVPSIDLLGLYPTYETVVPQLLLILAAVAAVSYRKRSATVEA, encoded by the coding sequence ATGAGAAAACTCTTTGTGTTTATTATGGCACTTTGCCTCTTTCTGCCGGCGGCGTCCACCGATGCCGCGCAGACATGGCAGCAGATCCACGACCACATCGCCGCTGAGATGGAGAATGTCTATACCATCTACCAAACGGGCAATGCGGAGGGAGCGAAGGATGCCGTCAATGATATTTACTATGGCATCTACGAAAAGGACGGTCTTGAGAGTGCCGTGCGCAGCGGGATCTCCTCCAAGAGTGCGAACCTCACGGAGTACCAATTCTACACGCTGAAAAAGGCGATCCGTGCGGGTGCACCCCAGTCTGAGGTTGAGGCAGAAGGGAAAAAGCTCCTTGATATGGTTCAGGCGGAAGTGACAACCCTCGAGACAGCGGGGGTGCAGTCGGGCGGCTGGGGCATGTTCCTGCAGGCGTTTCTGATTCTTCTGCGTGAGGGCGTTGAGGCGATCCTCGTGCTCGTCGGCATCATTGCCTATCTCGGGCGTGCCGGTCATGAGAAGGAACTCTCCACGGTCTATAACTGGGCGATTGCGGGCGTTATTGCAAGCTTTATCTCGGCTTATCTCTTTGTTGAAGTTCTTGATAATACGACGACGACAGGCTCCGGGCGTGAGATCATCGAGGGCTGTACGGCTCTCTTTGCCGTGCTCGTCCTTCTCGGCACATCCGCATGGATGGGCGGCAAGTCCAACGCAAAGGCGTGGAAGTCCTACATCGACAGTCAGGTCAAGCTGACGCTCTCGACGGGCAAGAGTCGTGCCCTTGGCTTTGCCGTATTCCTTGCCGTTTATCGTGAGGGCGCGGAGGTCATTCTCTTCTATCAGGCACTCTTTAACAACGCCATTGGCGATGTCGATATGATCTGGGGCGGCTTTGTCGCTGCGTGTGCAGCTCTTGCTCTGCTCTTCTTCCTCATGCAGCGCGGTGCACTGCGCATCCCGATCGGTCCGTTCTTCAAGGTGACGAGCGCATTCATGTTTGTCCTTGCGGTCACCTTCCTCGGCGGCGGACTGAAGGAACTGCAGGAGGCAGATGTGATCTCCACCTCGGTCATTGAGGCGATCCCCGTACCGAGCATCGATCTGCTCGGACTTTATCCCACCTATGAAACCGTTGTGCCGCAGCTGCTGCTGATTTTGGCAGCTGTTGCAGCGGTATCATATAGAAAACGCTCTGCTACGGTAGAGGCGTAA
- a CDS encoding DUF2318 domain-containing protein, whose product MLQAFLQQLVPALEESIKLAVPLGILLAIILPLPNQSIRHTFVRVLKWGFFLSLFMTAVRVGTKSAVNREIFESMAIGVDLVGALVLCTILLRSLHREWTTKEERVFRIGTGALALGIFLYHGLELWLIPVATVQVAMGDYFTLIFFVKMLGFLGGIFLGFLSGYLAYHAAAALNHGRLVFVFTVQIAATAVQQIIFVMTVMMARQVLGAEALIPFMAPFIDNQNKIIYAIYFVSILVPVTLFLQPRPERPLWANPAQYRQLLARAIRRKRWGSGLLAMLVLTILISSVGGWYANKKEQLVPAVAVKAEDGLVQIPLEEVSDGHLHRYAFRASDGTEVRVIIVQKGGSAFGVGLDACEICGPTGYLERDGQIVCRLCDVVMNKATIGLPGGCNPIPVEYRVANGAVQIAGDTLEAARIHFR is encoded by the coding sequence ATGTTACAGGCGTTTCTACAACAATTGGTACCGGCGCTCGAAGAGAGCATCAAGCTCGCCGTGCCGCTCGGTATTCTGCTTGCAATCATTCTGCCCCTGCCGAATCAAAGCATCCGCCATACGTTTGTGCGCGTTTTGAAGTGGGGGTTTTTCCTCTCGCTCTTTATGACTGCCGTGCGTGTCGGTACAAAGTCCGCAGTCAACCGCGAGATTTTCGAGAGCATGGCGATCGGTGTCGATCTCGTGGGCGCGCTCGTTCTCTGTACGATCCTCCTGCGCAGTCTGCATCGTGAATGGACAACGAAGGAGGAGCGCGTCTTCCGTATTGGGACGGGGGCGCTTGCACTTGGTATCTTCCTCTATCACGGTTTGGAACTCTGGCTGATCCCTGTTGCTACGGTTCAGGTTGCGATGGGGGACTACTTTACCCTCATTTTCTTTGTCAAGATGCTCGGTTTTCTCGGCGGCATCTTCCTCGGCTTCCTCTCGGGGTATCTGGCGTACCATGCGGCGGCGGCACTCAACCACGGGCGGCTTGTCTTTGTCTTCACCGTGCAGATCGCTGCGACCGCCGTGCAGCAGATCATCTTTGTCATGACGGTCATGATGGCACGGCAGGTGCTTGGCGCGGAGGCGCTCATCCCATTTATGGCACCGTTTATCGATAACCAGAACAAAATCATCTATGCCATCTACTTCGTTTCCATTCTCGTGCCCGTTACGCTCTTTTTGCAGCCGCGTCCCGAGCGTCCGCTCTGGGCAAATCCCGCGCAGTACCGTCAGCTGCTCGCGCGCGCGATTCGGCGCAAGCGCTGGGGATCGGGACTCCTTGCAATGCTCGTTCTGACGATACTTATTTCGAGCGTCGGCGGTTGGTATGCGAACAAGAAGGAACAGCTTGTCCCTGCCGTTGCAGTCAAGGCGGAGGACGGACTTGTGCAGATTCCGCTCGAGGAGGTTTCGGACGGACATCTCCACCGTTATGCCTTCCGTGCCTCAGATGGGACGGAGGTGCGTGTCATCATCGTACAGAAGGGCGGCTCTGCGTTCGGTGTGGGGCTTGATGCGTGTGAGATCTGCGGACCGACGGGGTACCTCGAGCGCGACGGACAGATCGTCTGCCGCCTCTGCGATGTCGTCATGAACAAGGCGACGATCGGCCTTCCCGGCGGCTGCAACCCGATCCCCGTGGAGTACCGTGTGGCAAACGGTGCGGTGCAGATCGCAGGGGATACACTTGAAGCGGCACGCATTCACTTCCGGTGA
- a CDS encoding ExbD/TolR family protein, translating into MRRNFHDVREPLVMIIPMIDIMLFLLVFFMLSTMYMVNASTVQVSLPQAASAQQDTRPHIVSITVTEDGKVLFDRDEEPTRELTARVKTQLEDDPDTVFVVRGDRKADYQFVVTVFDALKEAGTRHVSIATETGGV; encoded by the coding sequence ATGCGTCGTAATTTTCATGATGTGCGTGAGCCGCTCGTCATGATTATCCCAATGATCGACATTATGCTCTTTCTGCTTGTTTTCTTCATGCTAAGTACGATGTATATGGTGAATGCGAGCACAGTGCAGGTCAGTCTCCCACAAGCGGCGAGTGCACAGCAGGACACGCGCCCGCACATCGTATCCATTACGGTGACGGAGGACGGCAAGGTTCTCTTTGACCGCGATGAGGAGCCGACGCGGGAACTTACGGCGCGGGTCAAGACGCAGCTCGAAGATGATCCCGATACGGTCTTTGTCGTACGCGGCGACCGCAAGGCGGACTACCAGTTCGTCGTCACCGTCTTTGATGCGCTCAAGGAGGCGGGGACGCGTCATGTGTCCATTGCGACGGAGACGGGAGGGGTCTGA
- a CDS encoding ABC transporter ATP-binding protein translates to MSLLELRHVSKAYNEKVLALDDVNLKVEKGEWLAVMGPSGSGKSTLMNIIGCMDSATGGEVILDGEVLTDATPEELTRYRRDKIGIVFQQFHMIPYLTAVENIMVAQYYHSMPDRDEAMAALERVGLADRASHLPSQLSGGEQQRVCIARALINYPVLILADEPTGNLDEQNQKLVMKIFHELHDEGHTILTVTHSAEVGDEAQRCVIIEHGRMRERTA, encoded by the coding sequence ATGAGTCTGCTTGAACTGCGGCACGTTTCCAAGGCATACAACGAAAAGGTGCTTGCTCTGGACGATGTCAATCTCAAGGTCGAAAAAGGCGAATGGCTTGCGGTCATGGGCCCCTCCGGCTCGGGCAAGTCGACCCTCATGAATATCATCGGCTGCATGGACAGCGCGACGGGCGGAGAGGTCATCCTCGACGGCGAGGTGCTGACGGATGCGACGCCGGAGGAACTGACGCGCTACCGCCGCGACAAGATCGGCATCGTCTTCCAGCAGTTCCACATGATCCCGTATCTCACGGCGGTCGAGAACATCATGGTCGCGCAGTACTACCACAGCATGCCCGACCGTGACGAGGCGATGGCGGCGCTCGAGCGCGTCGGACTCGCCGACCGTGCGAGCCATCTGCCGAGTCAGCTCTCGGGCGGTGAGCAGCAGCGCGTCTGCATTGCGCGCGCCCTCATCAACTACCCTGTCCTCATCCTCGCGGACGAGCCGACGGGCAACCTCGACGAGCAGAACCAGAAGCTCGTCATGAAGATCTTCCACGAGCTGCACGACGAGGGGCATACGATCCTCACCGTTACCCACTCTGCCGAGGTCGGTGACGAGGCGCAGCGCTGCGTCATCATCGAGCACGGGCGTATGCGTGAAAGGACGGCATGA
- a CDS encoding iron transporter yields the protein MLHTDKETGVPGHLWTEPVKMSWVFKYVPRKW from the coding sequence ATGCTCCACACCGACAAGGAGACGGGCGTTCCGGGTCATCTCTGGACCGAGCCGGTCAAGATGAGCTGGGTGTTCAAATACGTTCCGCGTAAGTGGTAA
- a CDS encoding energy transducer TonB — protein MQYQTHWRLAFVLAFFFHIIAWLFLTILIPHVFKALEAPPQEEPMEWVELADDPGPPEEEQQEEEPPPPPPPPPPEPEQVEEEPAVVEAEVPEEAITEILKEVEETADKPEEPKVLRSGEGKQIGQPGKILHAEQPPYGVIQFKGRIAVSARIGTDGKVISTKIQVSSGNALYDRMARRIVEKQWKFEPAKDMNGQPMESDMQCPVYFNMKPARNIK, from the coding sequence GTGCAGTATCAGACACATTGGCGTCTCGCCTTTGTTCTCGCGTTCTTCTTTCACATCATTGCGTGGCTCTTTCTGACGATCCTGATTCCGCACGTCTTCAAAGCGCTTGAAGCACCTCCACAGGAGGAGCCGATGGAGTGGGTCGAACTCGCGGATGATCCAGGACCTCCCGAGGAGGAGCAGCAGGAGGAAGAACCTCCTCCTCCGCCGCCGCCCCCACCGCCCGAACCGGAACAGGTGGAAGAAGAACCTGCCGTGGTTGAGGCAGAAGTTCCCGAGGAAGCCATTACGGAGATTCTGAAGGAAGTCGAGGAAACGGCGGACAAGCCGGAAGAACCGAAGGTTCTGCGCTCCGGCGAGGGTAAGCAGATCGGTCAGCCTGGCAAGATCCTCCATGCGGAACAGCCGCCTTACGGCGTGATTCAGTTCAAGGGACGCATTGCCGTTTCGGCACGCATCGGCACAGACGGCAAGGTCATATCCACGAAGATACAGGTTTCTTCGGGGAATGCACTCTATGATCGGATGGCACGGCGCATTGTCGAGAAGCAGTGGAAATTCGAGCCTGCGAAGGATATGAACGGGCAGCCGATGGAATCCGATATGCAGTGTCCTGTTTATTTCAACATGAAGCCGGCGCGCAACATCAAATAG
- a CDS encoding aminopeptidase yields MSDDKKQSVWSKYTAEERAAVDELARGYIDFLSDCKTERESVTEAVRLAQAAGYRDLAEIIEQGTSLKAGDKVYAVNMKKAIVFFHIGTEPMEHGMNILGAHIDTCRLDVKQNPLYEDGGLAYFDTHYYGGIKKYQWVTIPLALHGVVVKKDGTVVEINVGEKADDPVFCVTDLLVHLSQEQLEKKASKVIEGEKLDVLIGGYPLKKDDKESVKGGILALLKEHYDITEEDFNSAELTLVPAGRARELGFDRSMVLGYGQDDRVCSYTALCSMLETVQPKRTACCLLVDKEEIGSVGATGMQSRFFENMVAEVLSACGQYTEIALRRTLARSKMLSSDVSSAYDALYADAFEKKNVAYLGRGMVFNKFTGARGKSGSSDASAEYLGELRRMMDENGVSYQLAELGRVDLGGGGTIAYIMARYGMDVIDNGVAVMSMHAPWEVTSKVDIYEMKKGYDVFLRNA; encoded by the coding sequence ATGAGTGACGATAAGAAGCAGTCGGTCTGGTCGAAGTATACGGCCGAGGAGCGCGCGGCGGTGGACGAACTCGCGCGCGGTTATATTGATTTTCTCTCGGACTGCAAGACGGAGCGCGAAAGCGTGACGGAGGCGGTGCGCCTTGCGCAGGCGGCGGGCTACCGCGACCTTGCCGAGATCATCGAGCAGGGGACGTCGCTCAAGGCGGGTGACAAGGTCTACGCCGTCAACATGAAGAAGGCGATCGTGTTCTTCCATATCGGGACGGAGCCGATGGAGCACGGCATGAACATTCTCGGTGCGCACATCGACACCTGCCGTCTCGACGTGAAGCAGAACCCTCTGTATGAGGACGGCGGACTTGCGTATTTCGACACGCATTACTACGGCGGCATCAAGAAGTATCAGTGGGTGACGATCCCACTTGCGCTGCACGGCGTGGTCGTAAAAAAGGACGGCACGGTTGTCGAGATCAACGTCGGGGAGAAGGCGGACGACCCCGTCTTCTGCGTGACGGATCTCCTCGTACACCTCTCGCAGGAGCAGCTTGAGAAAAAGGCATCAAAGGTCATCGAGGGCGAGAAGCTGGACGTGCTCATTGGCGGCTATCCGCTCAAGAAGGACGATAAGGAATCCGTGAAGGGCGGCATCCTCGCCCTCCTCAAGGAGCATTATGACATCACCGAGGAGGATTTTAACTCGGCGGAGCTGACGCTTGTTCCGGCGGGGCGTGCGCGCGAGCTCGGCTTTGACCGCAGCATGGTGCTCGGCTATGGGCAGGACGACCGCGTCTGCTCCTATACGGCACTCTGCTCCATGCTCGAAACTGTACAGCCGAAGCGCACAGCGTGCTGCCTCCTCGTGGACAAGGAGGAGATCGGCAGCGTCGGCGCGACGGGGATGCAGTCGCGTTTCTTCGAGAACATGGTTGCGGAGGTGCTCTCCGCCTGCGGGCAGTACACGGAGATCGCCCTGCGCCGCACCCTTGCGCGCTCAAAGATGCTCTCCTCGGATGTGTCGAGTGCCTATGACGCACTCTATGCAGACGCGTTCGAGAAGAAGAACGTCGCCTACCTCGGGCGCGGCATGGTGTTCAACAAATTTACGGGCGCGCGCGGCAAGTCCGGATCGAGCGATGCGAGTGCAGAGTACCTCGGCGAGCTGCGCCGCATGATGGACGAAAATGGCGTCAGCTATCAGCTCGCAGAGCTCGGGCGCGTCGACCTCGGCGGCGGCGGCACGATCGCCTATATCATGGCGCGCTACGGCATGGACGTAATCGACAACGGTGTCGCCGTGATGAGTATGCACGCACCGTGGGAGGTCACGAGCAAGGTTGATATCTACGAGATGAAGAAGGGCTACGACGTATTCCTGCGGAATGCGTAA
- a CDS encoding pyridoxal phosphate-dependent aminotransferase, with amino-acid sequence MVSQEMYELGTKKSSIRTIFEYGQKRAVEVGAENIFDFSLGNPNVPAPDFIQAAAIDILQHSDPMEVHGYTIAPGKPQVREILAADLKKRFGMEITGKNLFLTAGAAASVTITFKALAEAGDEFVTIAPFFPEYRVFVEACGGKLVVVPAKTDDFQIDFAALEAALTPRTKAIIINSPNNPSGAVYSEATIRQLAELLRAKERAFGHPIFIIADEPYREIVYDGLTVPCIPLLYENTIVCYSYSKSFSLPGERIGYIVVPDTVVDFARVYGAIAGAARVLTHVNAPSLWQLVIARCAGKTADLSTYAHNAAFLYEGLTAAGFSCMRPQGAFYLFPQALEEDDAAFCARARDYDLLLVPGADFGCPGYFRAAYCVRTAMIERALPRFQKLAESYGKVHE; translated from the coding sequence ATGGTTTCGCAAGAGATGTACGAACTCGGCACGAAGAAGTCCAGCATCCGCACGATCTTTGAATACGGACAGAAGCGCGCGGTGGAGGTCGGCGCGGAGAACATCTTTGACTTCAGCCTCGGCAATCCGAACGTGCCCGCGCCGGACTTCATTCAGGCGGCGGCAATCGACATTTTGCAGCACAGCGACCCGATGGAGGTGCACGGCTATACGATTGCACCCGGGAAGCCGCAGGTGCGCGAGATCCTTGCCGCCGACCTAAAAAAGCGGTTCGGCATGGAGATCACGGGGAAGAATCTCTTCCTCACGGCAGGTGCGGCGGCATCCGTCACGATCACATTCAAGGCGCTCGCGGAGGCGGGGGACGAGTTCGTCACGATTGCACCGTTTTTCCCCGAGTATCGTGTCTTTGTTGAGGCGTGTGGGGGAAAGCTCGTTGTCGTGCCCGCAAAAACCGATGACTTTCAGATCGACTTCGCGGCACTTGAGGCGGCGCTCACGCCGCGCACAAAGGCGATCATCATCAACTCGCCGAACAATCCGAGCGGCGCGGTCTACAGTGAGGCGACCATCCGTCAGCTCGCCGAGCTGCTGCGTGCGAAGGAGCGGGCATTCGGGCATCCGATCTTTATCATCGCGGACGAGCCGTATCGCGAGATTGTCTACGACGGCTTGACGGTTCCGTGCATTCCTCTGCTCTACGAGAACACAATTGTCTGCTACTCGTACAGCAAGTCGTTCTCCCTGCCGGGCGAGCGCATCGGCTACATCGTCGTGCCGGACACGGTGGTGGACTTCGCACGCGTCTATGGCGCGATTGCAGGGGCGGCGCGCGTCCTCACACACGTCAATGCACCCTCGCTCTGGCAGCTTGTCATCGCACGCTGCGCAGGCAAGACTGCCGATCTCAGTACATACGCCCACAATGCTGCGTTCCTCTATGAGGGGCTGACAGCAGCAGGATTTTCCTGCATGCGCCCGCAGGGAGCGTTCTATCTCTTTCCGCAGGCGCTCGAGGAGGATGATGCGGCGTTCTGTGCGCGTGCGCGCGACTACGATCTGCTGCTCGTGCCGGGGGCGGATTTCGGCTGTCCCGGCTACTTCCGCGCGGCGTACTGTGTGCGAACGGCGATGATCGAGCGCGCGCTGCCGCGTTTTCAAAAACTGGCAGAATCGTACGGGAAGGTACATGAATGA
- a CDS encoding FMN-binding protein: MKKTTLGVALLLSIGVMVAGCGDEKKEAPKNDEKPAAQAVSVDLTGAKDGTFAADSSEHAQLGHSHVELTIENGAIAKVVHTGFDKDGKQKDENYGADKPEGVRKKAQVAYKAIASYASQLESKKDLAKVDAIAGATVSYDQFNEAVAKAVEEAKK; encoded by the coding sequence ATGAAGAAAACGACATTGGGCGTTGCCCTGCTTCTCTCCATCGGTGTCATGGTCGCGGGCTGCGGCGATGAGAAGAAGGAAGCGCCGAAGAATGACGAAAAGCCCGCCGCACAGGCGGTGTCCGTCGATCTGACGGGCGCGAAGGACGGCACGTTTGCGGCGGACAGCAGCGAGCACGCACAGCTCGGTCACTCGCACGTCGAGCTTACGATTGAGAACGGCGCGATTGCAAAGGTTGTGCACACGGGCTTTGACAAGGACGGCAAGCAAAAGGACGAGAACTACGGCGCGGACAAGCCCGAGGGCGTTCGCAAGAAGGCGCAGGTCGCCTACAAGGCGATTGCGTCCTACGCAAGTCAGCTTGAGTCGAAGAAGGATCTCGCAAAGGTGGATGCCATTGCGGGCGCAACCGTCAGCTACGACCAGTTCAATGAAGCCGTTGCAAAGGCTGTAGAAGAGGCGAAGAAGTAA
- a CDS encoding ABC transporter permease — MFWQMVKGALIRQRGRFILIALTVALGVSLATAMLNVMFDIGEKVNQELKAFGANITVTPRNSMVLKDLYGVETTKSTHREYLEESDLGNIKTIFWTNNIVAFSPSLTTNITLADGETVPFFGTWFEHTLTLPTDEVYTTGVKFMKSWWHVDGDWADDTQTNQVLVGTKLAQKLGVSAGSTLSYKKPDGSDDTLTVTGILSGGGDEENQIVGSLALAQNLANAAGKIDQVEVSAMTTPENDLARKAAENPKSLSQAEYDIWYCTSYVGSIAYQIEEVMQNAAAHPVRQIAESEGKILDKTQLLMLLITVLSLLSSSLGVSNLISANIMERSRELGLLKALGATNLAVVLSVLAEIFIAGIMGGILGYVVGLGFAQLIGENVFGSGIAVNPYVIPIIAVLMSLVLIIGSVPAIRMLLSLQPAEVLYGR; from the coding sequence ATGTTTTGGCAAATGGTAAAAGGGGCGCTCATCCGTCAGCGCGGGAGGTTCATCCTCATCGCACTGACGGTCGCCCTTGGCGTTTCGCTCGCGACTGCCATGCTGAATGTCATGTTCGACATCGGCGAGAAGGTTAATCAGGAGCTGAAGGCATTCGGTGCGAACATCACGGTAACACCGCGCAACTCGATGGTGCTCAAGGATCTCTACGGCGTGGAAACCACGAAGAGTACACATCGTGAATACCTCGAAGAATCGGATCTCGGCAATATCAAGACGATTTTCTGGACGAACAATATCGTTGCGTTCTCACCGTCATTGACGACGAACATCACGCTCGCGGACGGCGAGACGGTTCCGTTCTTCGGCACATGGTTTGAGCACACGCTCACGCTGCCGACGGATGAGGTCTACACCACGGGCGTGAAGTTCATGAAGTCGTGGTGGCACGTCGACGGTGACTGGGCGGACGATACGCAGACGAATCAGGTGCTCGTGGGTACGAAGCTTGCACAGAAGCTCGGCGTGTCGGCGGGCAGTACACTCTCGTACAAGAAGCCGGACGGTTCGGATGACACGCTGACGGTCACCGGCATCCTTTCGGGCGGCGGCGATGAGGAGAATCAGATCGTCGGCTCACTTGCTCTTGCGCAGAATCTTGCAAACGCTGCGGGGAAGATCGATCAGGTCGAGGTCAGTGCGATGACGACACCGGAGAATGATCTTGCACGCAAGGCGGCAGAGAATCCGAAGTCGCTCTCACAGGCAGAGTATGACATCTGGTACTGTACCTCATATGTCGGATCGATCGCCTATCAGATCGAGGAGGTCATGCAGAATGCGGCAGCGCATCCCGTGCGCCAGATCGCAGAGTCCGAGGGGAAGATCCTCGACAAGACACAGCTCCTTATGCTGCTGATTACGGTTTTGTCGCTGCTCTCTTCGAGCCTCGGTGTCAGCAATCTCATCAGTGCGAACATCATGGAGCGCAGCCGTGAGCTCGGACTTCTCAAGGCACTCGGTGCGACGAATCTCGCGGTCGTGCTCTCCGTGCTTGCGGAGATCTTTATCGCGGGGATTATGGGCGGCATCCTCGGCTATGTCGTTGGGCTTGGTTTTGCCCAGCTCATCGGTGAGAACGTTTTTGGCTCGGGCATTGCGGTGAATCCGTACGTCATTCCGATTATTGCCGTACTCATGTCGCTCGTGCTCATTATCGGGAGTGTGCCCGCGATTCGTATGCTTCTGTCGCTGCAGCCGGCAGAGGTTCTCTATGGCAGGTGA
- a CDS encoding ABC transporter permease: MMNRYKMFFIMVANSLLRRRARMAIALLAVAIGATIISGMITVYKEVPEQMGRAFRAYGANLLILPGTDKGAIQEDSVAAVRKSLSGYEIVGITPFLYDTLLINHQTVMAGGTDFAVLQEVSPYWQIRGDWPTPGEKEILLGAEFAAKLRVNPGDTITVSGGEGTIVSDYRVSGIVRTGGNEENFVFVSLPDMQNMKGRPGELSLAQVSVVAGQDELTRAEEKIRTDVPGVQPQLVKQIAQSEGTVLGKLQALVLIVTVVVLVLTLICVSTTMMAIVTERRREIGLKKALGADNRHIVAEFFGEGCLLGFLGGVLGSGFGYLFAQSVSVNVFGRGIEFSATIVVVALVMSIFVTGLASLLPVRIATNVDPAIILRGE; the protein is encoded by the coding sequence ATGATGAATCGATATAAAATGTTCTTTATCATGGTCGCCAATTCCCTGCTGCGGCGGCGTGCACGCATGGCAATCGCTCTGCTTGCCGTTGCCATCGGGGCGACGATCATCTCGGGCATGATCACGGTCTACAAGGAAGTCCCCGAACAGATGGGGCGTGCGTTCCGCGCCTACGGTGCGAACCTCCTTATCCTGCCGGGGACAGACAAGGGCGCGATTCAGGAGGATTCGGTTGCCGCCGTGCGCAAGTCCCTCTCGGGCTATGAGATCGTCGGCATCACACCGTTCCTGTATGATACCCTTCTCATCAACCACCAGACGGTGATGGCGGGCGGCACGGACTTTGCCGTCCTGCAGGAGGTCAGCCCGTATTGGCAGATTCGCGGCGACTGGCCGACACCGGGCGAGAAGGAGATCCTGCTCGGCGCGGAGTTTGCGGCGAAGCTGCGTGTGAATCCCGGCGATACGATTACCGTATCGGGCGGTGAGGGGACGATTGTGAGTGATTACCGCGTGTCCGGCATCGTTCGCACGGGTGGAAACGAGGAGAACTTTGTCTTTGTCTCCCTGCCCGATATGCAGAACATGAAGGGCCGTCCCGGCGAGCTGAGTCTCGCGCAGGTCTCCGTTGTCGCGGGGCAGGATGAGCTGACGCGCGCAGAGGAGAAGATTCGCACGGATGTACCCGGCGTTCAGCCCCAGCTCGTCAAGCAGATTGCCCAGTCCGAGGGCACGGTGCTCGGGAAACTGCAGGCACTCGTGCTCATCGTCACCGTCGTTGTCCTTGTCCTGACGCTGATCTGTGTCTCGACGACGATGATGGCGATTGTGACGGAGCGTCGCCGCGAGATCGGGCTAAAGAAGGCACTCGGTGCGGATAACCGTCACATTGTCGCGGAGTTCTTCGGCGAGGGGTGTCTCCTCGGTTTTCTCGGCGGCGTGCTCGGCTCGGGCTTTGGCTATCTCTTTGCCCAGAGCGTCAGCGTCAACGTCTTCGGACGCGGCATCGAGTTCTCCGCGACCATTGTCGTCGTTGCGCTCGTCATGTCTATCTTTGTGACAGGGCTTGCGTCGCTCCTGCCCGTGCGCATTGCGACGAATGTAGATCCCGCGATCATCCTGCGCGGTGAATAG
- a CDS encoding MotA/TolQ/ExbB proton channel family protein produces MYLLLLCSLSVAAIAIDRFLLYRRASQGARALEADVAAALRKKKLDEVAPAVKGKDNMVAHLIQSAVDARAAGEDVPMTLEAVYGEAAMLLRARLNYLSTIVTLAPLLGLLGTISGMIQSFSVFNLQAGQPMAITGGIGEALIATATGLLVAIFALVVHTYFAQRMDMMLTLLEKTMNTLLAGFAANDGGHSHAS; encoded by the coding sequence ATGTACCTGCTGCTCCTGTGCTCGCTCTCAGTGGCAGCGATTGCGATTGACCGCTTTTTGCTCTATCGTCGTGCATCGCAGGGGGCACGTGCGCTTGAAGCGGATGTTGCCGCCGCGCTTCGCAAGAAGAAGCTGGATGAGGTCGCACCTGCTGTGAAGGGCAAGGACAACATGGTTGCCCATCTCATACAGAGTGCGGTTGATGCGCGTGCGGCAGGGGAGGATGTTCCCATGACGCTTGAGGCGGTCTACGGTGAGGCGGCAATGCTTCTGCGTGCACGTCTCAACTATCTTTCAACGATTGTCACGCTTGCACCGCTGCTCGGTCTCTTGGGTACAATCTCGGGTATGATCCAGTCCTTCAGCGTGTTCAACCTGCAGGCAGGGCAGCCGATGGCGATTACGGGCGGCATCGGAGAGGCCCTGATTGCAACGGCGACAGGACTGCTCGTGGCGATCTTTGCACTTGTTGTGCACACCTACTTCGCACAGCGCATGGACATGATGCTGACACTGCTCGAAAAGACGATGAATACCCTGCTCGCGGGGTTCGCCGCGAATGATGGAGGGCATTCTCATGCGTCGTAA